ATCCAAACTCATAACTATTCTGATTGTTTAAAAACATCCAAACAAGCTGGCATAAAAATTCCAAAAAACGCCGAAATCCGCAACAAACAAGGGATATGTGAGTGGAAATGGGGAGAAACCAAAAAAGCCACTCTTAGTTTCCAAGATGCTGCTTCTTGGGATCCTAATTTTTTTGAACCTAAACTCAATTTAGCGTATGTATTAATTGATTCTGGTCGTTTTGAAGAAGCACTCGATGTTTTAAAAAAAGCAGAGTCTCATCCCAAAGCAAAAAAGGAAGAGATTCGCAAAGCAAAAGTTTTAGCAGAATCTCAAAAATACATTGCTAGTGGAGATGTTTTCCTTCGCCAAGGAAAAAGAAAACAAGCCTTTGATGATTATGGAAAAGCAATGGGAGTAAATCCAGAAAATCCTGCTGCGCAAAATGCATTTGGTCGGGCTTATTTTGCTTTTGGAGAATATAAAAAATCGGAGAGTTCCTATTTAGAAGCTTACCGAATGGATTCGACAAACCCGGGTGCCTTACAGGGACTCGCTCGTGTGTATGCAAAAACTGGGGAATCCAAAAAAGAAAAAGAATACATCAAAAAACTCGAAATCCTATCCGCAACAGATCCGTTTAGTGCCATCACTTTAGGTCGGATTGCAGAGGATGCAAGTAAATGGGATGAAGCTGAGTCCATCTATATGGGACTGAAGAAAAAATTCTCAAACAATGATGCAGTAGACTATCGATTGGGAAGTTTGTATTACAAACGTGCAGTGGAAGAAAACTCAAAAGAGAACTACACTCGTGCGAATGAGTTCATTCAAAAATCAAAAAAATATACAAAAGACATTCCTGAATTAATTGAAACCGAAAAAACAGTCGCAGAGAACTCGCGTTTTGCGGAGATTTTGCCCTACGTAAAAGAAGGAAATTCCTTCTTCAACCGTAAAAAATATTTGGAAGCAGTCACTCCTTATCAAAAGGCTTACGACAAAGTTCCTAAAGCTTCTCTTCTTGTAAAAATTGCGGAATGTTACATCGAAAAAGGTGAGGAAGAAAAAGGTCTTTCTATTTTGGAAAATGCAGTTCGAACGAACAAAGAAAATGCAATTTCCTTTAAGGAAGGGATCTACTCGTTTTATTATAAAAAAGGTGAACTCAAAAGAGCAGAGGACGGCTTTTACGATATTCTAAAAGAAAAGCCAGATTCTTATTACGCCTATTATATGTTGGGACTCGTCACAATGAAACGCAAAAACTACGAAGCGGCCATCGGTGATTTTGATCGTTCTATTTTGGTAAATCCTAATTTTGCACCGAGTAATGTCGCTAAGGGTTTGGCATTTTATAAATTAAACCAACTAGAAAACGCAAAACGGGAATTCGAAAAAGCTAGAGAGAAAGATTCTGAGTTTGGACTTTCATCTTACAATTTGGCAATTGCTTACTTCAATGAAGACCTAACCAAAGAAGCAAAGTCCATTTTAGAATCAATTCGTAAGTCGGATCCAGATTTTATGGACGGCGAGATCCAATTAGCCTATATCTATTATAAGGAAAATAAATTAGATGAAGCAGAAAAAATCATTGAACATGTTCTCAAAGAAGAACCTTCTGCTGAGGCATTGTTTGCACAGTTTCGAATATTAGATACAAAACAAAAACAATCTCCATCTGATAAGATCAAAACAAAACGAAACCAAGCAAAAGAGAAAATCTTACGTGAATATGGAGAAACCAAATACGCAAGATTACTTCCTTCTGATGCATTGGACGATGAACCATTGCATGTAACCGATCTGAATCTTTCAGGAACTCCTGTTTCAACGCCAATTGTCTATCCAAACAGAATCATTGTCAATTATGGAACGGCGCTTGTTGGTTATGATCGAATCACAAAAGAACTGGTTTGGAAACAATATACATCCGCTCCATTTCAATTGTTAGTTGCTGGTAAGGAACTTGTAGGAATTTCCAATGATACTGCCACCAAAATTTATCCTGAGTCTGGAAAGATGACTTTTAAAAAACAGGTGTTAGCTGGCTGGAAAGTCAAACAAGGAACTGCTGATGCGAATGGTTTTTTTCTTCTTTTAGAAAAAGAAAAGGGTACCGACCGAAAAATTGTTAAAACAAATCCAAATTTGGAAATATTAGAAGAATGGAACGGAAATGATTTTTTGAGTTTCTCATACACAGATGAAGGAAAACTATTTGTCCTTCGTGATTTGAAAAAAGAATTTCAAATCCAAGTATTTTCCTTAGGATCTCCTGCTGATAAGGAAAAGAAAGTATCAAATCCTATTCTTAAAAAAGACGCGAAAGAATCAGCACAGATTCTTGGATGTGTCGAAGATTCCTGTTTGATCCAATTAGGAAACCAAATGTATCAGGGAACGGAAAAAGCAAAACTTTATTCCCTCGGAAGTACGGAATCCATTCGTTCTGTTGTGAAAAATCCAGAATCTTTGCTGGTCAATACGGAGGATACCGCCTATCTCTGGAAAGGTGGTTCTAAGTGGAAAGATTCTTATGCCATTCAGGGAGATTTTTATTATCCACTAGATGGACTTGTGGTAGAAGGTAGGTCGAAAGAACTACTCCTTATCAAAGGAAGAGACAAAACTCCAGTTC
This genomic stretch from Leptospira meyeri harbors:
- a CDS encoding tetratricopeptide repeat protein, giving the protein MRQLSFLIFTFVLFVGCQSRDFKPVTVKDPVVEKSDASDRQKIEEARALVAEGSNEFQKGNMDSALEKAKASIQTFELIDGYSLLGSSYYQLGDYENAKLAFEKGKNIDPKNEKLLIGLGTVQSTLGENEDALSTYQTLSQLKPEETIYTYKTGILLKNLGRYQESLVVLKSLETKAEFPYPIELLNQLGDVCLELKRYEEAEAYFAKAEKLNPELKTAKDAKLSTKIASLIQRGNDFLAKKNYTEATTEFKKATDLQPQNGSLWSFLGNAQLLGGKLKESEESFKKSISLADTNPNAYVGLCNVYIQTHNYSDCLKTSKQAGIKIPKNAEIRNKQGICEWKWGETKKATLSFQDAASWDPNFFEPKLNLAYVLIDSGRFEEALDVLKKAESHPKAKKEEIRKAKVLAESQKYIASGDVFLRQGKRKQAFDDYGKAMGVNPENPAAQNAFGRAYFAFGEYKKSESSYLEAYRMDSTNPGALQGLARVYAKTGESKKEKEYIKKLEILSATDPFSAITLGRIAEDASKWDEAESIYMGLKKKFSNNDAVDYRLGSLYYKRAVEENSKENYTRANEFIQKSKKYTKDIPELIETEKTVAENSRFAEILPYVKEGNSFFNRKKYLEAVTPYQKAYDKVPKASLLVKIAECYIEKGEEEKGLSILENAVRTNKENAISFKEGIYSFYYKKGELKRAEDGFYDILKEKPDSYYAYYMLGLVTMKRKNYEAAIGDFDRSILVNPNFAPSNVAKGLAFYKLNQLENAKREFEKAREKDSEFGLSSYNLAIAYFNEDLTKEAKSILESIRKSDPDFMDGEIQLAYIYYKENKLDEAEKIIEHVLKEEPSAEALFAQFRILDTKQKQSPSDKIKTKRNQAKEKILREYGETKYARLLPSDALDDEPLHVTDLNLSGTPVSTPIVYPNRIIVNYGTALVGYDRITKELVWKQYTSAPFQLLVAGKELVGISNDTATKIYPESGKMTFKKQVLAGWKVKQGTADANGFFLLLEKEKGTDRKIVKTNPNLEILEEWNGNDFLSFSYTDEGKLFVLRDLKKEFQIQVFSLGSPADKEKKVSNPILKKDAKESAQILGCVEDSCLIQLGNQMYQGTEKAKLYSLGSTESIRSVVKNPESLLVNTEDTAYLWKGGSKWKDSYAIQGDFYYPLDGLVVEGRSKELLLIKGRDKTPVPWKGDRDGLRISTVTVD